The following are encoded in a window of Methanorbis rubei genomic DNA:
- a CDS encoding pyridoxal phosphate-dependent aminotransferase codes for MTQFAKRVTAIDISGIRKMFEGAGPDAINMGLGQPDFDTPENIKAAAVAALAGGKTGYTNNAGVDELRAAVAAKLSRENNISCNAGNVVITAGGSGALNIAIQSLIDSGEKVIFNNPGFVSYGALTTLAGGVPDPVALRPDLHLDVETIKEHMSDPKAKVFVLNSPANPTGMVETPETIRAIVESAADYDVTVISDEVYEKFCYGSTKFVSAATFGDNVVTVNAASKTYAMTGWRIGFLAASEEIVHEVIKVQQYTLACATSIAQYAALEAYAGPQDSVAAMKKEYEARRNLLIAGLTDLGIPVNKPDGAFYAFPKIDAETVMKIVNAGVIITPGTAFGSAGVGYARMSYATSQKNIKAALERIAKVME; via the coding sequence ATGACCCAGTTTGCAAAACGTGTAACCGCAATTGACATCTCAGGTATCCGCAAAATGTTTGAAGGAGCGGGACCGGACGCCATCAACATGGGACTCGGCCAGCCTGACTTCGACACGCCGGAAAATATCAAGGCCGCAGCAGTCGCAGCCCTTGCCGGGGGAAAAACCGGATACACCAACAACGCAGGAGTTGACGAACTGCGTGCAGCAGTTGCCGCAAAACTCTCGCGGGAGAACAACATTTCCTGCAATGCAGGAAACGTCGTCATCACCGCCGGAGGATCCGGCGCACTCAATATTGCGATTCAGTCCTTGATTGACTCAGGCGAAAAAGTCATCTTCAATAATCCCGGCTTTGTCTCGTATGGAGCACTCACCACTCTTGCCGGCGGCGTTCCCGATCCGGTAGCTCTCCGGCCTGATCTTCATCTGGATGTTGAGACCATCAAAGAACATATGTCGGACCCGAAAGCAAAGGTGTTTGTTCTGAACAGTCCGGCAAACCCGACCGGCATGGTAGAGACTCCCGAAACCATTCGTGCGATCGTTGAGTCGGCTGCCGATTATGATGTGACCGTCATCAGCGATGAGGTGTACGAAAAGTTCTGTTACGGCAGCACCAAGTTCGTGAGTGCCGCAACCTTCGGTGACAACGTCGTGACGGTCAATGCAGCAAGCAAGACCTATGCAATGACCGGATGGCGGATCGGTTTTCTTGCGGCGAGTGAAGAGATCGTTCACGAAGTGATCAAAGTTCAGCAGTACACACTTGCGTGTGCGACCTCGATCGCCCAGTATGCGGCTCTTGAAGCATATGCAGGTCCGCAGGACTCGGTTGCTGCGATGAAGAAGGAGTATGAGGCGAGAAGAAATCTGCTTATCGCAGGACTTACGGACCTTGGCATTCCGGTGAACAAACCTGACGGTGCGTTTTATGCGTTCCCGAAGATTGATGCAGAAACGGTTATGAAAATTGTGAATGCGGGAGTTATTATCACGCCCGGTACTGCGTTTGGCAGTGCGGGCGTTGGTTATGCCCGCATGAGTTATGCGACGTCGCAGAAAAATATCAAAGCAGCTCTTGAGAGAATTGCAAAAGTTATGGAGTGA
- a CDS encoding winged helix-turn-helix transcriptional regulator — MHFRSLKKMGINLGIPVLITTILFSCSSCCVSAEIMQNYTIGGIEVSLINEPLVPIDDGTEIHTVSDFESLTVVKDHIIFQIYQISKNTPFEGLVIILSPIIFILLGFFGILRFTSNKKREESQLPEKIISYIKNHPGCTQKQLIESMNCSRGSVCYHLNKLLDKPNKLQRIYSGSIPQYYLATVKDIDKDPLEEGIRQLLSRKKSGRLLKALYEHPNATRKELAASLNVLPKTIHWYIHTYADERIIIIEKNSSEYRYSLTNEATQIYERLTKISCEEPVPRAST, encoded by the coding sequence ATGCACTTTAGATCATTAAAAAAAATGGGCATTAATCTTGGCATTCCTGTCCTCATAACAACAATATTATTTTCTTGTAGCTCATGCTGTGTCTCTGCTGAAATAATGCAAAATTACACTATTGGTGGAATTGAAGTAAGTTTAATCAACGAACCATTAGTTCCCATTGATGATGGTACGGAAATTCATACAGTGAGTGATTTTGAATCTCTGACAGTAGTTAAAGACCATATCATATTTCAAATTTACCAAATATCCAAAAATACGCCTTTTGAAGGCCTTGTAATTATCTTATCCCCTATCATATTCATTTTACTTGGGTTTTTTGGCATCCTTAGATTTACCTCGAACAAAAAACGGGAAGAATCTCAACTACCAGAAAAGATCATATCATATATCAAAAATCATCCCGGTTGTACCCAGAAACAACTTATTGAATCAATGAACTGCTCACGTGGTTCTGTCTGCTATCATTTGAACAAACTTTTAGACAAACCAAATAAATTGCAAAGAATATACTCAGGCAGCATCCCGCAGTATTATCTCGCAACAGTAAAGGACATCGACAAAGATCCTCTTGAGGAGGGCATCAGGCAGCTTCTATCCAGAAAGAAATCCGGGAGACTGTTAAAAGCACTCTATGAACATCCCAATGCAACAAGAAAAGAACTCGCAGCCTCTCTTAACGTCCTGCCAAAAACAATTCACTGGTACATCCATACATATGCTGATGAGAGAATTATCATCATAGAAAAAAATAGTTCCGAGTACCGATACTCACTCACGAATGAAGCAACGCAAATCTATGAACGCCTGACAAAAATTTCTTGTGAAGAACCTGTACCGCGGGCAAGCACCTGA
- a CDS encoding M42 family metallopeptidase: protein MEVTEISVLLQKLSNAHGISGFESSVAKIIRDEVAPFVDEVTTDKMGNLIAVKKGDDFKIMLAAHMDEIGLMVQFVDDHGFIRFVGIGGWYNPVLVSQRVLLHGEKGVVRGVLGTKPPHVMSDEDRKKPVGFEDMFIDVGATSPEEVEALGISVGTPVTIDREFAQLSGTVVTGKAFDNRAGCAMLIGALREMETKHTIYAVFTVQEEVGLKGAKTSSFTLNPDVAIATDVTIPGDSPGIERRKAPVFMGKGPVVVAVSASGRGHIADPRVVSWLVKTGKKFDIPVQVEVGDGGNTDASAINFERGGIPSVPVSVPARYIHSPVEVVDLRDVQAGISLIAKAVATQPKLRS from the coding sequence ATGGAAGTTACAGAAATCAGTGTATTATTACAGAAGCTTTCGAATGCCCATGGTATTTCGGGATTTGAGTCGTCGGTTGCAAAAATTATCAGAGATGAGGTTGCACCTTTCGTTGATGAGGTCACGACCGATAAGATGGGAAATCTGATCGCCGTAAAGAAGGGCGATGATTTTAAGATCATGCTCGCTGCCCACATGGATGAGATCGGTCTGATGGTCCAGTTTGTGGATGATCATGGTTTTATCAGGTTTGTTGGTATCGGCGGCTGGTATAATCCGGTTCTGGTAAGCCAGCGTGTTCTTCTGCACGGCGAGAAGGGAGTTGTCCGCGGCGTTCTCGGTACGAAACCTCCACATGTGATGAGTGATGAGGATCGCAAGAAGCCGGTCGGTTTTGAGGATATGTTTATTGATGTGGGTGCGACGAGTCCTGAAGAGGTTGAGGCTCTGGGAATTTCTGTCGGTACGCCGGTAACGATCGACCGCGAGTTTGCTCAGCTGTCGGGAACTGTTGTGACCGGCAAGGCGTTTGATAATCGTGCAGGTTGTGCGATGCTGATTGGGGCGCTTCGCGAGATGGAGACAAAGCATACGATTTATGCGGTGTTTACGGTGCAGGAGGAGGTTGGTCTGAAGGGTGCGAAGACGAGTTCGTTTACGCTGAATCCTGATGTTGCGATTGCAACTGATGTGACGATTCCCGGAGACTCCCCGGGCATTGAGCGGAGAAAGGCTCCGGTGTTTATGGGGAAGGGTCCTGTTGTTGTGGCGGTTTCTGCGTCAGGCCGCGGGCACATTGCCGATCCGCGTGTTGTTTCCTGGCTGGTGAAGACGGGTAAGAAGTTTGATATTCCGGTTCAGGTCGAGGTAGGAGACGGCGGTAATACGGATGCGTCTGCGATCAATTTTGAGCGTGGGGGTATTCCGAGTGTTCCGGTTTCTGTTCCGGCACGGTATATTCACTCGCCGGTCGAGGTTGTGGATCTGAGGGATGTGCAGGCAGGCATTTCGCTGATCGCGAAGGCTGTTGCTACGCAGCCGAAGCTGCGTAGCTGA
- the hxlB gene encoding 6-phospho-3-hexuloisomerase, producing the protein MSLMASRIDAIARQISSGEIDAFLAAILDAKRIYVMGAGRSGLVAKSFAMRLMHMGLTSYVVGETITPAIGEGDLIVAFSGSGNTKTIGDIAETAKSLGVKVALISSNPDSRIGKIADFVIKIETQRDPVSCDAHEYEIRQMLGEHRSFAPLGTIFETSSLMFGDAVISTLMDMTKTEESDLKRRHTNIE; encoded by the coding sequence ATGAGTTTAATGGCATCCCGAATCGATGCCATCGCCCGACAGATCTCCAGCGGTGAAATTGATGCATTCCTTGCGGCAATCCTTGACGCAAAACGCATCTATGTAATGGGAGCAGGCCGTAGCGGACTGGTTGCAAAATCCTTTGCCATGCGTCTGATGCACATGGGTCTCACTTCGTATGTCGTTGGCGAGACAATAACTCCTGCAATCGGTGAAGGCGATCTGATCGTTGCCTTCTCCGGCTCCGGCAACACCAAAACCATCGGCGACATCGCCGAAACCGCAAAAAGCCTCGGTGTAAAAGTCGCCCTGATCTCCTCCAACCCTGACTCACGCATCGGCAAAATCGCCGACTTCGTCATCAAGATCGAAACCCAGAGAGATCCTGTCAGCTGCGACGCCCATGAGTATGAGATCCGCCAGATGCTTGGCGAACACCGCTCGTTCGCCCCGCTTGGCACCATCTTTGAAACAAGCTCCCTCATGTTCGGCGACGCTGTCATCTCCACCCTAATGGACATGACCAAAACCGAAGAAAGCGATCTGAAACGCCGCCACACCAACATCGAGTAA
- a CDS encoding winged helix-turn-helix transcriptional regulator has protein sequence MRRWILILCLLGILLSGTGMVSAEMVGNYTIWDMEISPMYEEIVPIDDGKEIVLVEGWGYLEIWRQIVITDLVAIFEGTVLEWPLIIFSPVIFALLGFISVFIYTSRKNQKISLPQEKILAYLHDNSGSTQQQIISAVGASRGSVCYHLHALEKQNKIHPVTRDGRSFYYTSKDPGDMLEQTIHYLLSREKSGKFLQTLYLHPGITRKELAGQLGITPATVRWYLIRYMDERVCRTEKCGKEYCYSLTDEAREICERFAEESVAGKKDQERYE, from the coding sequence ATGCGTCGCTGGATTCTCATTCTCTGTCTTCTTGGTATTTTGCTGAGCGGAACAGGGATGGTGTCCGCAGAGATGGTTGGGAACTATACTATCTGGGATATGGAAATCAGCCCGATGTATGAAGAGATTGTTCCCATAGATGACGGAAAAGAGATCGTCCTTGTTGAAGGATGGGGTTATTTAGAAATCTGGCGACAGATAGTTATTACGGACTTGGTTGCCATTTTTGAGGGAACAGTCCTCGAGTGGCCTCTCATCATTTTCTCTCCGGTTATCTTTGCTCTTCTTGGATTCATTTCTGTATTTATCTACACGTCCCGGAAAAATCAAAAGATCTCCCTGCCTCAGGAAAAAATTCTTGCTTATCTTCATGATAATTCAGGCTCTACCCAGCAGCAGATCATCTCTGCTGTGGGAGCCTCCCGCGGCTCTGTCTGTTATCATCTGCATGCTCTTGAGAAACAAAATAAAATTCATCCGGTGACCCGCGACGGACGTTCCTTCTATTACACCAGTAAAGATCCGGGCGACATGCTGGAGCAGACAATTCATTATCTCCTCTCGCGGGAAAAGTCCGGGAAATTTTTACAGACCCTGTATCTTCATCCGGGAATTACGAGAAAGGAGCTTGCGGGGCAGCTTGGAATAACGCCTGCTACTGTCCGGTGGTATCTGATCCGGTACATGGATGAACGGGTTTGCAGAACAGAAAAATGCGGAAAGGAGTACTGCTACTCGCTCACGGATGAGGCGAGAGAGATCTGTGAGCGGTTTGCGGAGGAGAGTGTTGCGGGAAAAAAAGATCAGGAACGTTATGAGTAA
- a CDS encoding geobacillin-26 family protein (This protein is homologous to geobacillin 26, a large bacteriocin (245 amino acids) that was found in the thermophile Geobacillus sp. 15, and that has an unknown mechanism of action.), with the protein MKKTKMKTITVMICLCLIFSLFPGVFAQEPTVNQTFTYEGITYAVDISYTSTGERVSTVTGGGTISTSVFYPSNNTVILEEKYIDTGISTVIIISDEQQISSYPNSLSTLSIQADSFSGSSLWFGVRYTFYPGNKLWEISNTDRVGKVCFENAQNTADLNGFKEAVDSCLLAEAAFAATASAADLALVPVGIGALTGVGIGIGALVSAVTAAGMGLAAAIALVQAYIAAQDANYHYARV; encoded by the coding sequence ATGAAAAAAACTAAAATGAAAACTATTACAGTAATGATCTGTCTTTGTTTGATATTTTCTTTATTTCCCGGAGTGTTCGCTCAGGAACCAACCGTAAATCAGACATTTACCTATGAGGGTATCACGTATGCTGTGGATATATCCTACACAAGTACTGGTGAGAGAGTCTCAACAGTAACTGGAGGAGGTACAATTTCAACATCAGTTTTCTACCCTAGTAATAATACTGTCATTTTGGAAGAGAAGTACATAGACACGGGGATATCTACCGTGATAATCATATCTGATGAACAGCAGATATCATCATATCCGAATTCATTATCAACATTAAGTATTCAGGCAGATTCATTTTCTGGAAGTAGTTTATGGTTCGGTGTTAGGTACACTTTTTATCCAGGAAATAAACTGTGGGAAATCAGTAACACTGACAGAGTAGGCAAAGTATGCTTTGAAAACGCACAAAACACAGCTGATCTCAATGGGTTTAAGGAGGCAGTTGATTCCTGTCTCCTTGCAGAGGCAGCATTCGCTGCAACAGCTTCTGCAGCTGATCTCGCACTTGTACCCGTGGGTATTGGCGCACTTACTGGTGTGGGAATAGGAATAGGTGCATTAGTTTCAGCTGTAACTGCAGCTGGAATGGGACTTGCAGCAGCAATAGCCCTTGTTCAAGCATATATCGCAGCTCAAGATGCGAATTACCATTACGCTCGGGTGTAA